In the Dolichospermum flos-aquae CCAP 1403/13F genome, TTGTTTAAAGTTGTCTAATTCCTCAGAAATAGCCTTGTCTCTGATAGAATCACAACCACTATGGGGAACTGATCAAGAAAAGGATGATTTATGTAATCTCTGTAATAATAATCCTTTGAAAATTAAACAAATGATTGTTTCTATAATTCATTTATATAATGGGGATATTGGTAAGTTTTTAGAACGAAATACATAATAGATAAAACTTATATACTGGACAAATTTACCCTTATATGTATTAATGAAATTGCCTCTTTTCAGACTTTTGGTGATAAAGTTCATTCTCACTCCTATTCTTCTAAGAGGATGTTTTAAAAGTTTTTAATGTGTAAACAGACCCCTCTCCAAACCTCTCCCCTACCAGGGGAGAGGCTTTAAAACCCCCATTCCCTTGTAGGGAAGGGGGGGAGGGGGGTTAGGTTTTTAGAGATTATGGGTTTCATATAATACTTTTCAAACAACCTCTAACACTGTTTTGCATCTGCTGGATTCACAAAATCATGTAAATCAGCATCCCAAATACTAATATAGATAAAATCACAACTTTGTCGAACTATTTGACCTTTTACCCCACCCTTACTAAAAGTAAAATTATCTGTTTGTCGTTGTTGAACTTGTTGCAGTCCTTGTTTAATTTCTGCCGTAGCTTCTCCATTCAATAAACCATTGAGAGTTGTCTGCATAACTTCAGGTTCTACTGATGATGCAAAAGCTGCTTCTGTTTGTTTTAGAGTTCCAGTTTTCTTGTCAAACAAGTAGCCTAAATCAATTTTCTTAGGGATAACTTGATAAGTAACAGCACGAGTATTTCCCCATAATCCTCTTAAATCTTTCTTTGGTTTACCTAGCTTTTCTTCTACACTACTTCTTGATGTACCTGTAGGAAATGCTGGGACAGTTTCCCTAACAATATTAGTAACTACTTGATCACGTTTTTCCTTTCTTTTCTTCTTTCCTGTTTCTTCAATAGTTAAAGTCGGTTCTGTAGTAGGAACTACAGACGTTTGTTCCTGTTCATTTTTTATTTCTGGTTGTGGAGTTGATTCTATGGAAGGAGTAGGAGTATTTTCAGGAATTGACTCCGTGGGTTCAGGTAATATTGAAGGGGTCGGAGATACAGTTGCTTCAGAAATGGGAGTATTTACAGTTGTTGGTATTGGTGTTGGTGTTAGGATTGATGTTGGGGTTGGGGTTGGTGTTGGTGTTTCTGTAATGTTGGAATTAGTGACAATGGAATTTGTGGTTTGTGGTCGGTTTATGCTAGAAATAGCCATTGCACCAATTAAACTTCCCATCATAACGCTACCAATAATCACTGCTGGTTTTTGCCAAATTTGCTGATTATTCCCAGTTTTAACCACGGGATTTTGAGAGAGTGAAGATATAGGTTGATTTAGTGCGGCAGGAGTGAGATGAATTGTCGCTGCTGTTTGAGTAGTATGATTAACCTGTGGAGAAATAGAAATCCCAGAGTTTAAAGCATATAGCATTTTATTCGCAGTAGTAAAGCGATCGCCTGGACGTGGTTCAATTGCTTGAGTTAGTAGCATTACTAATTGGGGAGAAATCCCCCCAGCGAATTGTTGCCAAATAACCTGTCCCGTGTGAGGATGAGTTTCTAATTCTTGAGGATATTTACCCGTAAGTAAATAAATTGCCGTTAAACCCAAACTATAAATATCAGTAGCATAAACCGGACGACCAATAGCTTGTTCACTAGGCATAAAACCAGGAGTCCCAATCACTAGAGACTGAGTAGGATGTCCAGCAGCATTAATAGTAGTCCGAATAGTTTCTTTAACCGCACCGAAATCAATTAAAACTGGTTTATTATCTATTTCCCGCAAAATAATATTATCTGGTTTAATATCTCGATGAATAATCCCTTTACTGTGGACATAATCCAACACAGACAGCAAACTTAACAGAATTTCTCTAACAGTATTTTCCTGTAATTGTCCTTGAGATTGAATCACATTAGTCAAAGTGTGACCATGCACCCATTCTTGCACCAGATAAAAGAGACCATTTTCCGAAAAATAAGCATAAAGTTGGGGAATTTGGTCATTAGCTTCCCCCAAATACTCCAACGTCGCAGCTTCCCTCTCAAACCGTTGTTGAATTACTTGATAAGTTTTGGGGTCATTGCTAATAGGTTTAAGTTGCTTAATCACACAACGACGACGGGAAGGCATATAGGTATCTTCAGCGAGAAAAGTTTCACCAAACCCTCCTGCACCTAAAACCTGAATAACCTGATAACGATTGTTTAGCAACTTCATAATTATGAAAAATTACCAATATATTTAATACCAAATTTTATGTGAAACTGCACAAAAAAATAATCATCCATATTTATCTGCGTTTATCGGCGTTCATCTGCGGTCAATAATTCTTAAAATCTTATTCTATGCAACTTCATCTTAATTTGGTAGAACCAATCAACATCTCCAGAAATTAAACATCCCCAAATCAGAATCAGGATACCCAAGATCAAAAGATAAACAAAATAATTAAATCCTGTAAA is a window encoding:
- a CDS encoding serine/threonine-protein kinase; this translates as MKLLNNRYQVIQVLGAGGFGETFLAEDTYMPSRRRCVIKQLKPISNDPKTYQVIQQRFEREAATLEYLGEANDQIPQLYAYFSENGLFYLVQEWVHGHTLTNVIQSQGQLQENTVREILLSLLSVLDYVHSKGIIHRDIKPDNIILREIDNKPVLIDFGAVKETIRTTINAAGHPTQSLVIGTPGFMPSEQAIGRPVYATDIYSLGLTAIYLLTGKYPQELETHPHTGQVIWQQFAGGISPQLVMLLTQAIEPRPGDRFTTANKMLYALNSGISISPQVNHTTQTAATIHLTPAALNQPISSLSQNPVVKTGNNQQIWQKPAVIIGSVMMGSLIGAMAISSINRPQTTNSIVTNSNITETPTPTPTPTSILTPTPIPTTVNTPISEATVSPTPSILPEPTESIPENTPTPSIESTPQPEIKNEQEQTSVVPTTEPTLTIEETGKKKRKEKRDQVVTNIVRETVPAFPTGTSRSSVEEKLGKPKKDLRGLWGNTRAVTYQVIPKKIDLGYLFDKKTGTLKQTEAAFASSVEPEVMQTTLNGLLNGEATAEIKQGLQQVQQRQTDNFTFSKGGVKGQIVRQSCDFIYISIWDADLHDFVNPADAKQC